Proteins co-encoded in one Spirosoma endbachense genomic window:
- a CDS encoding DedA family protein: MDFQELMLTYGYPILFLGVLLESEAFLLVGVYLAHRGYFSLAGVICVAALSSFVIAQLCYYLGHRYGSSFLTRRPRWQGRYNRVEKLMVRYGSTLVVGFRAFYGLRGAIPAAVGIASYPPIRFALLNAFGALLWAITVALAGHNLTQVGEEAFAFLHKQYKIVFMGIGIFVGLWGGYRLIVSKRLKSQ, encoded by the coding sequence ATGGACTTCCAGGAATTAATGCTGACTTATGGCTACCCCATCCTATTTCTTGGCGTATTGCTGGAAAGTGAAGCTTTTCTGCTGGTAGGTGTTTACCTGGCCCATCGGGGTTATTTTTCGCTGGCGGGCGTCATCTGTGTAGCAGCCCTATCGTCTTTTGTCATTGCTCAACTTTGTTACTACCTGGGACATCGCTATGGTAGTTCATTTCTGACCAGGCGGCCCCGTTGGCAAGGACGCTATAACCGAGTGGAGAAATTGATGGTCCGCTATGGGTCTACGCTGGTGGTGGGCTTTCGTGCGTTCTATGGACTTCGTGGTGCCATTCCAGCTGCCGTTGGGATAGCTAGTTATCCTCCCATTCGATTTGCTTTATTGAATGCATTCGGAGCATTGCTCTGGGCTATAACTGTAGCCCTGGCAGGACACAACCTGACTCAAGTGGGAGAAGAGGCATTTGCATTTCTCCACAAGCAGTATAAAATCGTATTTATGGGGATAGGGATCTTTGTCGGCTTATGGGGAGGGTATCGTCTGATCGTTTCAAAGAGGCTTAAAAGTCAATAA
- a CDS encoding FG-GAP repeat domain-containing protein encodes MNYLLLIICVVGAFPHKVLAQRNNHAAHQQEERGKYAQDFPDFDHSLQLEEKSDTTANVSCGDFDGDGHLDLLLVKGRHWPIVDRVLLGSGKGSFRKAYNLGKAADRSYTGGLADFNGDGFPDIAVSNDSPDSKLIYMNDGKGNFTVGSKFGLPEWPTRNLSIADINADGLPDIILANRGDSGSANYVCLNKGKGQFNADCFPFARYPATTIAPADINQDGHIDLVVPHRDGGQSYVYLGSSAVNFSDTRRIPFGPADATIRVAAAADMNSDNLLDIVTVDENKGVSLYFGQKDQTFSTGVRIADSKIVPYALALADLNNDKKVDILVGHIEAPSSVFFNDGAGRNFKAISFGDSQGTVYGFAVGDFNQDGKPDIAAARSDAPNILYFGTMKHRKDLEK; translated from the coding sequence GCTTTCCCTCATAAAGTTCTTGCTCAGAGGAACAATCATGCCGCTCATCAGCAGGAAGAAAGAGGCAAGTATGCCCAAGATTTCCCCGACTTCGATCACAGTTTACAACTTGAAGAGAAATCAGATACAACGGCGAATGTGAGTTGTGGTGATTTCGATGGCGATGGTCATCTTGACCTACTGCTGGTAAAGGGAAGGCATTGGCCCATCGTAGACCGGGTTTTACTTGGTAGCGGAAAGGGCAGCTTCCGAAAGGCGTATAACCTGGGGAAAGCAGCCGACCGCTCATATACCGGCGGATTGGCTGATTTTAATGGGGACGGTTTTCCTGATATTGCTGTCAGCAATGATTCACCGGACTCGAAGTTGATTTACATGAATGACGGGAAAGGCAATTTTACGGTTGGATCTAAATTTGGTTTACCTGAATGGCCAACACGGAATTTATCCATTGCTGATATCAATGCTGATGGGTTGCCGGATATCATTTTAGCGAATAGGGGTGATTCGGGATCGGCAAATTATGTCTGCCTGAACAAGGGGAAAGGACAGTTTAATGCTGATTGCTTCCCATTTGCCCGTTATCCTGCCACGACAATCGCCCCTGCAGACATAAATCAGGATGGTCATATTGATCTTGTTGTACCGCATCGGGACGGTGGTCAGAGTTATGTCTATCTCGGAAGTTCGGCGGTAAACTTTTCAGATACCCGCCGAATTCCATTCGGACCAGCCGACGCTACAATTCGTGTGGCAGCAGCGGCCGATATGAATTCGGATAATCTGCTCGACATTGTAACGGTAGATGAAAACAAAGGGGTTAGTCTCTATTTTGGCCAAAAGGATCAAACGTTCTCAACCGGCGTTCGTATCGCTGATTCAAAAATAGTTCCGTATGCTCTTGCATTAGCTGACCTTAACAACGACAAAAAAGTTGATATACTTGTCGGCCATATAGAAGCTCCATCATCCGTGTTTTTTAATGATGGGGCAGGCCGCAATTTTAAAGCCATTTCTTTCGGCGATTCACAGGGCACCGTCTATGGATTTGCAGTCGGTGATTTCAATCAAGACGGAAAGCCCGACATCGCTGCTGCTCGCTCAGACGCTCCCAATATTTTATACTTTGGAACTATGAAACATAGAAAAGACCTAGAGAAATAA